A single region of the Strigops habroptila isolate Jane chromosome 3, bStrHab1.2.pri, whole genome shotgun sequence genome encodes:
- the LOC115605318 gene encoding protein NYNRIN-like, whose protein sequence is MYPLREIPMGGPQPVIGYISVPLNSADLRDFKRTEMGNLIEDPLGVAERLNQFLGPNLYTWDEMQSILGQLFTTEERDMIRRAGMRLWDAQHAQGPQAESQGLYILGDRSHHEPLIKLKIGPHKQEFTFLVDTGAEKSTIKQIPEGCKVSPEKVQVIGAKGEPFKVSKIKNVVFETENKFGMGELLLVPEAEFNLLGRDLIVELQLEIKVKNQELTVSAYPLTVDDQKQINPDVWYSPDTISRLKIPPIKIQLSEPHIPVRVRQYPISLEGRRGLKPEIDRLLAQGILEPCMSPFNTPILPVKKPNGKYRLVHDLREINKRTITRFPVVANPYTLLSKLGPHNSWYSVADLKDAFWACPLAEECRDYFAFEWEDIETGRRQQLRWTVLPQGFTESPNLFGQALEELLKEYQVQTGNVLLQYVDDLLIAGNNKEDVRKESIRLLNFLAQKGLRVSQEKLQFVEEKVKYLGHYLFNGKKILDPERIKGILELPMPVTKRQIRQALGLFGYCRQWIENYSFKVKFLYEQLSKDKIPKWTPQDQEQFVSLKRGLSQAPVLSLPDLKRPFHLFVNIHEGTAFGVLTQEWAGQKKPVAYLSKLLDPVSRGWPSCLQIIVAAALLLEETNRITFNGEVILYAPHNIRGVLQQKAEKWLTDSRLLKYEGILIESPKLSLKTIGAVNPAEFLYPGEGNELLHNCFQTIEQQTRIRPDLEEEELQCGEVLFIDGSSRIVEGKRLSGYAIVKSEKGEFKTIESGPLSASWSAQACELYALWKALVSLKGKDGTIYTDSRYAFGVVHTFGKIWEERGFVNSQGKELIHPELIRRVLGALKMPNKIAVVHIKGHQRGTSYQIRGNNAADTEAKRVAGNYGMILTMQQVPVSKNLSFESAEKEKLEQMGAKEQDGKYILPDGREVLPKGIALEIFSKIHSKTHWGTQALVDHFNQQFASIGVYNIAKIVTAGCETCQKVNRSNMRQKPLGGRSPAYRPFSHIQVDFTELPRVGRYKHLLVMVDHLTHYVEAFPTSKATANQVTKVLLEHIIPRYGVPEVIDSDRGTHLVSKIVKDPAESLGIKWEYHTPWHPQSVRYARINGRHIVNVDTLQ, encoded by the exons atgtACCCCCTAAGGGAAATACCCATGGGGGGACCTCAACCTGTGATCGGATATATTTCCGTACCCCTAAACTCGGCTGACCtacgagattttaaaagaaccgaaatgggaaacttaattgaggacccactgggagtggcagaaagattaaatcaatttttgggACCAAACCTTTATACTTGGGATGAGATGCAATCTATCCTTGGTCAATTATTTACTACCGAGGAAAGAGATATGATTAGACGAGCAGGAATGAGACTGTGGGATGCTCAACAtgcccagggaccccaagcA GAGAGTCAGGGGCTCTATATCTTAGGGGACCGGAGTCATCATGagcccttgataaaattaaaaataggtccccataaacaagagttcacctttttagtagacactggggctgagaaaTCAACTATTAAGCAAATACCTGAGGGATGTAAAGTTTCCCCTGAAAAGGTACAAGTAATtggggcaaaaggagaaccctttaaagtaagcaaaatcaaaaatgtggtattcgaaactgaaaataaatttggaatgggTGAACTCTTGCTCgtccctgaagcagaatttaatctgttaggacgagatttaattgttgaattgcaattagaaattaaagtgaaaaatcaggagcTAACAGTGTCTGCTTATCCTTTAACCGTGGAtgatcaaaaacaaattaaccccGATGTCTGGTACTCTCCGGACACAATTAGTAGACTGAAAATCCCACCGATTAAAATCCAACTTTCCGAACCCCACATACCTGTGAGGGTAAGGcaatatcccatatccctagAAGGACGGAggggattaaaaccagaaattgatcGATTGTTAGCACAAGGAATCTTAGAGCCTTGTATGTCACCCTTTAACACCCCCATTCTGCctgtaaagaaaccaaatgggAAATATCGACTCGTACAtgatttaagggaaataaacaaaagaactaTCACCCGATTCCCTGTAGTAGCAAATCCATACACACTGCTAAGCAAGCTAGGACCCCATAACTCCTGGTATAGTGTGGCTGACTTAAAGGATGCCTTTTGGGCCTGTCCACTGGCAGAAGAATGCCgtgattattttgcctttgaatgggaagacATAGAGACAGGCCGTAGACAGCAATTGAGATGGACTGTGCTTCCCCAAGGGTTCACTGAGTCCCCTAATCTGTTTGGACAGGCCCTGGAAGAGCTCTTAAAAGAATACCAGGTACAAACGGGAAACGTGCTGTTACAGTATGTAGATGATCTGCTCATAGCAGGGAATAATAAGGAGGatgtaaggaaagaaagcattcGACTCCTAAACTTTCTTGCACAAAAGGGACTACGAGTATCACAAGAAAAGTTACaatttgtggaggaaaaagtgaaatatttggggCATTATTTGTTTAACGGCAAGAAGATATTGGATCCAGAGCGCATTAAAGGAATTCTGGAATTACCTATGCCTGTCACTAAGAGGCAAATTCGGCAGGCATTAGGGCTATTTGGGTATTGTAGGCAATGGATAGAGAACTACagctttaaagttaaatttttatatgaacAACTGTCTAAAGACAAAATACCCAAGTGGACCCCTCAGGATCAAGAGCAGTTTGTCAGTCTCAAAAGGGGGCTAAGTCAAGCACCGGTTTTAAGCCTACCAGATTTAAAGCGGccattccatttatttgttaACATACATGAAGGAACGGCATTCGGAGTATTAACTCAGGAATGGGCCGGACAAAAGAAACCGGTGGCATACCTATCAAAGCTGTTGGACCCTGTGAGCAGGGGTTGGCCGAGTTGTTTACAAAtcattgttgctgctgccttatTACTTGAGGAAACGAATCGCATTACCTTTAATGGAGAAGTTATCTTATATGCGCCTCATAACATCAGGGGAGTgttacaacaaaaagcagaaaaatggcttaCAGATAGCCGATTATTAAAGTATGAGGGAATACTTATAGAATCCCCTAAACTATCTTTGAAAACTATTGGAGCAGTTAACCCCGCTGAATTTTTGTACCCAGGAGAAGGTAATGAACTATTGCacaattgttttcaaacaattgaACAGCAGACACGCATTAGGCCAGACTTAGAAGAAGAAGAACTACAATGTGGAGAAGTATTATTTATAGATGGGTCATCACGAATAGTGGAAGGTAAACGATTGTCCGGATATGCCATCGTTAAGTcggaaaaaggagaatttaagaCAATAGAATCAGGCCCCCTGAGTGCCAGCTGGTCGGCTCAAGCCTGTGAGCTGTATGCATTGTGGAAAGCATTAGTgtcactgaagggaaaggatggaacTATATATACAGACTCACGCTATGCGTTCGGAGTAGTAcacacttttggaaaaatatgggaggaaagaggatttgttaactcacagggaaaagaactgATACACCCGGAATTAATTCGGCGAGTTCTGGGGGCATTGAAAATGCCGAATAAAATAGCAGTTGTACATATAAAGGGACACCAGCGAGGTACAAGTTATCAAATTAGGGGAAATAATGCAGCTGATACAGAAGCAAAACGAGTGGCAGGCAATTATGGTATGATTTTGACTATGCAACAAGTACCTGTTAGTAAAAATTTAAGTTTTgagtctgcagaaaaggaaaaactagaaCAAATGGGAGCTAAGGAACAAGATGGTAAGTACATATTGCCAGATGGGAGGGAAGTCTTGCCGAAGGGCATAGCACTcgagatattttcaaaaatacacagtaaaacaCACTGGGGAACCCAGGCGTTAGTTGATCATTTCAATCAACAGTTTGCCAGTATAGGCGTATATAACATAGCAAAGATAGTCACGGCAGGCTGCGAGACCTGTCAAAAGGTTAATCGAAGCAACATGAGACAAAAACCTCTTGGAGGACGTTCCCCAGCATACAGACCTTTCTCACACATACAAGTGGATTTTACTGAACTACCCAGGGTAGGGCGTTACAAACATTTATTAGTAATGGTGGATCATTTAACACATTATGTTGAGGCTTTTCCTACCTCCAAGGCAACTGCTAACCAGGTTACTAAAGTGTTACTTGAACACATTATACCTCGATATGGAGTACCTGAAGTAATCGACTCGGACAGAGGAACACACTTGGtgtcaaaaattgttaaagatcCAGCTGAAAGCTTGGGGATTAAGTGGGAATACCATACACCATGGCATCCACAAA gtgTAAGGTATGCCAGGATAAATGGTAGACACATTGTGAATGTGGATACCCTCCAATAG